Proteins encoded together in one Impatiens glandulifera chromosome 1, dImpGla2.1, whole genome shotgun sequence window:
- the LOC124921696 gene encoding common plant regulatory factor 1-like gives MRNSEDLKSEKGLSPPVDDQANVHVYHDWAAVQAYYDPRFVVPQFFGANAASGHAPHPYMWGPPPQQMMSSYGPPYAAIYSHGGVYANPGVPLAPIVNAEAPSKSSGNTEQSLMKKLKGFDGLAMSIGNNNADNGGGVANQTDSQSTETDNSSDGSNSNTDKSSDRHAQKRYHRQEKPRIDGDGNINGTHTILSPVGKESDALGGNEVRNPSGMLVKAIVPQPCSAMPNETWLQNEREVKRQRRKQSNRESARRSRLRKQAETEELARRVEALTAENLSLKSEMDRLNEISEQLKLENAALSNPTDEIIGDGISNKTVADSKLLDANASSARSLVLT, from the exons ATGAGAAATAGTGAAGATCTGAAGTCTGAGAAGGGCCTTTCACCTCCAGTG GATGATCAAGCTAATGTTCATGTGTATCATGATTGGGCTGCTGTGCAG GCATATTATGATCCGAGGTTTGTCGTTCCCCAGTTTTTTGGTGCAAATGCCGCATCTGGTCATGCACCTCACCCTTACATGTGGGGACCTCCGCCGCAG CAAATGATGTCTTCTTACGGGCCTCCTTATGCTGCAATCTACAGCCATGGAGGTGTTTACGCAAATCCTGGTGTTCCACTT GCTCCAATTGTGAATGCAGAAGCCCCTAGTAAATCATCAGGAAATACAGAACAAAGTTTGATGAAGAAACTGAAGGGATTTGATGGACTAGCTATGTCTATTGGTAACAACAACGCCGACAATGGTGGTGGTGTAGCTAACCAAACAGATTCTCAGAG TACGGAGACAGATAACTCAAGTGATGGAAGTAATAGCAACACAGATAAGTCAAGTGACCGACATGCGCAAAAAAGATATCATCGTCAGGAAAAGCCTAGAATTG ATGGAGATGGAAACATTAATGGAACACATACAATACTGTCCCCAGTTGGTAAGGAAAGTGATGCTCTTGGAGGAAACGAGGTTAGGAACCCTTCTGGCATGCTCGTGAAGGCTATTGTTCCACAGCCTTGTTCGGCAATGCCAAATGAAACCTGGCTTCAA AATGAAAGGGAGGTGAAAAGGCAAAGGAGGAAACAATCCAACCGGGAATCTGCTAGGAGATCTAGATTGAGGAAACAG GCTGAGACGGAAGAACTTGCCAGAAGAGTGGAGGCCCTCACTGCGGAGAACCTCTCGCTTAAATCTGAAATGGATCGCTTGAATGAGATTTCAGAGCAGCTGAAGCTTGAAAATGCTGCACTTTCT AACCCCACTGATGAGATAATAGGAGATGGGATTTCAAACAAAACAGTAGCGGACAGTAAGCTTTTGGATGCAAATGCGAGCTCAGCCCGAAGTTTAGTGCTAACTTAA